The genomic interval AATCCAATGACATTTCGTTCCGCCTTTCTTTGTTGTATTTTCGCTGCTTCGCTGGCCGTCTTTGCGACCACCGCGACTTCACAAGACGCCCAGACGGAAAAGCGAATGCGTGATGCCGGGGCGGAAATCGAAGTGTACAAAACGACCGAGGATGCTGATGGCAAAGCGGTCTCGCTTGAAGCGTACGTGTTCTATCCGCCCAACCACAACCCAGGGGATCGGCGTTCCGCGATCGTGTTCTTTTTTGGTGGCGGCTGGAAAAGCGGTACGCCGGCACAATTTAGCGAACACTGCCGATACTTGGCCGCTCGCGGAATGGTGGCGATCACGGCTGACTACCGCGTCTTGAGCCGGCAAGGCACCAAAGCGGTGAGCTGCGTTGCTGACGGCAAGTCGGCGATCCGTTGGGTGCGACAGAACGCTGAACGGCTTGGCGTCGATACCAATCGTGTCGCGGCCGGCGGTGGATCCGCTGGCGGTCATGTTGCCGCATGCACGGGCGTGATCGCTGAGTTCGATGAATCGGGTGAAAACAATGACGTCAGCAGCCGGCCCAATGCGATGGCATTGTTCAATCCCGCCGTCGTGTTGGCTTCGATCGATGAACGCTTGCCTTTGGACCGAGCCAAACTGGATGAACTGGCAGAGCGAATGGGGACGTCGCCTGAATCGCTCTCTCCGGTTCATCATGTCGGTAAAGACGCCCCGCCGACGATTCTCTTTCATGGTCGCGCCGACGATACGGTTCCGTATTGGACCGCGGAAGCATTCCGTGACGCGATGGTTGCTGCGGGCAATCGATGCGAGCTGGTCGGGTTCGATGGCGAAGGACACGGTTTCTTTAATCATGGTCGTGGAAACAACTCAAGCTATGAACGAACCATTCGTGAATTGGACTCTTTTTTGGTTTCGTTGGGATACATCACGGCACGAAAGCCGGCGGACTCGCTGCCGATCGCAACGATCGATTTGGATAGCGATACGAAACGTCAAGTCATCGTTGATCGAGAGGAGGGACAGTACCTGGGCCATCCAACGACGTGTTTACTGGAGGATGGGAAGACGATTCTGTGTGTCTACCCCAAGGGACACGGTCGCGGAGGAATCGTTTTCAAACGCAGCGACGACGGTGGGGTGACTTGGAGCGATCGCTTGCCGACACCGGAAAACTGGATGACGTCCAAAGAAGTTCCCACGTTGCACCGTGTCGTTGATCCTCAAGGAACCAAACGCATCATCATGTGGTCAGGACTGTATCCCGCGCGGTTGGCGGTTTCAGAGGACAACGGCGAAACGTGGGGGCCGCTGCAGCAAGTCGGTGATTGGGGCGGGATCGTTGTGATGGGTTTTGTGGAACCATTGAAAACCGGTCCAGGTCATTACCTGGCAATGTTTCATGACGATGGTCGATTCTTTACCAAAAAAGGGAAAGCCACTGGCGTTTTTACCTTGTACCAAACCTTCTCCAAAGATGGCGGTTTGACGTGGTCGGATCCGGAATCAATTTTCCAATCCTCCGAAGTCCATTTGTGTGAGCCCGGATGCATCCGCTCGCCCGATGGAAAACGACTCGCCGTGCTGTTGCGTGAAAACTCGAGGCGTAAGAATTCACATGTCATCTTTTCAGATGATGAAGCAGTATCGTGGTCGCAGCCTCGGGAATTACCGCTGACATTGACGGGAGATCGTCACACGGGCAAATACACGGAGGATGGCAGGCTGTTCGTCAGCTTTCGTTGTGTGTCGCCAAAGCAAAGCAGCAAACAACGACTCTTTGAAGGAGACTGGGTGGGCTGGGTTGGGGCGTGGGGTGACTTGGTCAACGGAGATGACGGGCAATATTTTGTGCGATTGAAGGACAATCAAAAGGGCTACGATACCGCGTATCCTGGCGTCGAAGTGTTACCCGACGATACGATCGTCACGACGACCTACGGCCATTGGGACCAGGACAAGCAGCCCTATATCTTGAGCGTACGACTGAAGCTCCCTGAGCTGGACGCGATGACAACTCAATAGCCTCCCACGGCTCACCCTTGCGTTCCCAATTTCGATTAAATCAACGGCCCGCTAGCCCGGATTATTTATGCGGATAATTGATTTTAGCGCAAACAGATTCTTGACAATGAGTTGTGACATCGTTGGGAAATACCGATTGTTTTTTATAACCCGACGCGTAAGCGAGGGATTTACCGAGTATCTCTCGCTTACGCGTCGGGTTATGAATATGGGCTAGCGGGCCTAATGGTGTTGACGAAACCCTTCGAGGCCCGTGGCTAGCGCCGTCGGCTCACAGACACAACGCAACAGGACTAGATCAGCAGTCTCAGTTTCTTGGGGGAGGTGACGGTGTGCGTCGCAAATCAAAGCGTATGGTGGTGTTCGTTTTCGACTTGGAAAGTCGAACGACAATCGTCGCTCGATTTTCCAAATCGATAGCGTTCCCCGGAAAACGTTTTGCCAATCCCAAACGCTCACTTACGTAGACCGGCCCCCTCCCTCGCATTCGCCTCAGCTACAGTCAGATCTTGTGGTGAAAGATCGCCGCGTGATTGGAGTGCAAATCCCTCAGCCCATCTTGTGGCCCCGAGTTTCCATCTGGTTGAACTGAATGCCCCAGAACGATCGCATCACCGGGGATCTCCCCATCCATTGAGACGGGGCCTGCGTCCGTTTGTGAGTTCAGTCGTGTGACCACGCTGCCGCGTTCACCGTCCCTTTCATAATGCATCGCGTACAGGCCTCGCGACTCGTCCACCGAGACGGTCAAGTGGTCGTCGTGGAGCAACCCGCTGGCACGCCAGGCCTTTCGAATGCCGATCAACGTCCGATACCAATCTCGCGTGACCGGGTTACCCGCCGACGCGGAGCCGATCTTGGCCGACTGAAATGCATTCGGGTCGATCGGCAAGATTCCTGCCGACCAATCATGCTGTGGATACTCTTTACGACGCCCGTCGACGACCGCCTGACGCATGTTTTCGTCGCTGAAATCGACGAAGAAACAAAACGGATGGTCACACGCGAATTCTTCGCCCATGAACAGCATCGGGATCGCAGGAGACAGAATCAGCAATGCAGCGGCCGCGCGGTGCGCCGCATCACTGGTCAACTGATGCAGTCGTTGCCCCAGCGGGTGATTGCCGATGAAGTCATGGTTCTGAATCGAGTAGATCAGTCCGGCGGTTTCAACTCGACGTTCAACGTTCGGACGCCAACGTTCCCGCCTCAAGGTACCTTCGTAGACATATCCGACACGCAACGCCTGACTGAGATCGTGATGCGGCCGATAAACTCGGTTGGACAATTGTTCGCCTGGCCGAAGCACTGCAAACACACTGTGCAGAAAATCGTCACACCACTGGGCATCGAACCCAAGTCCGCCCGATTGTCTTGGTGTTAACATTTCGGGATCGTACACATTGGATTCGGCGATCAACATCGCCGATCGCCCAGACTGTGTGGACCACATCGCGACGGCATCGCTCAACTGGGAAACAATGTGAGTATCGCTGTCATCGGCCATGCAGTGAATCGCGTCGACACGCAAACCGTCCAGGTGGTACTCGGCCAACCAAGCGATCGCGTTGGCGACAAAGAAACGACGGATCGTCTCACTGTGTTCCGCATCGAAATTCGGTGCCGCGCCCCATGGCGTCTGGTGCTTGTCGGACAGATAGGGACCGAAATCGCCTAAGTAGTTGCCTTCCGGACCCAAATGGTTGTAGACCACGTCCAATAGGACCGCCAAGCCGCGTTGATGGGCAGCGTCGACCAGCCTTCGGAAATCATCCGGTGTCCCGTAAGCCGCCGAAGGTGCAAAGAACGCGACCCCGTCGTAGCCCCAGTTCCAACGTCCCGCACTGGCCGCCACTGGCATCAGTTCGATGGCTGTGATCCCCAGTTCCACCAGTTCGTCGAGTCGATCGATGGCGGATACGAACGTGCCTGACTCGGTAAAGGCACCGATGTGCAATTCGTAGATCACGAGATCCTCTCGCGAAACTCCCTGCCATTCGTCATCGGTCCACGAAAACGCCGTGTCGACCACCTCGCTCGGTCCATGAACCCCCTCCGGTTGAAACCGCGACGCGGGGTCCGGCCGAGGCGGACCTGAATCGACGGAGTAGAAGTATCGAATCGGTGATCCTGGCAGCCGATCGCCCAAACCAGAGATCACGCCAGTGTGAAACCCGCTGGCTCGGCGTTTCAAACGATGCCATGGTCGGTCACTGGACTCCTCGCCGATCAAACACTGGACATCAATCCGCTGTTTCGTCGGTGCAAAGACGCTGAAAAAAACTTGGTCATCGTCCACGGGGACCGCGCCGAGTGATTGATGCAAGTGCGTGGTGTCGACGTCAGCGGGATCGAAGCCCGGTTCACAGAGTTGATTCTTCATGAGTAACGTTTTCTGTTACTTTGGCGTACAATGCAATACAGCCTGACATGCACCTTCATCGATTTCCCACCAGCAACGAATGTTGACGAATCTCCACCGGCTCTCCGATTCCTGTCCGCTGCTTTCCGCACTCACGCGTGCTTGCGTGGTTTTGGTCTTGCTGGCAACCAATCTGCCTGGACAAGAGAATTCAACCGTGAGCAATTCAACCGAGCGTAACGAAACCGTGAGCAGTCACACAGCACCCAACGGAACATCGGTCCGGGTCGCGACGTTCAATGTTTCGCTCTACGGAAAGAAATCCGGGGAGATTTTGACACGTTTGTCGGACCAGGATGACTTGCAAGCCAAACGAATTGCATCGATCGTTCAAACGGTTCGTCCCGATGTCTTGCTGATCAATGAAATCGATTATGCCCCTGACGGACGAGTCGCTAAGTTACTCAACAAAAACTACTTTGCCGTCGCGCAGGAGAACCTCCAATCGGATGGATCAAGTGAACCGCAAGAGACGTCGTCACTGCAGCCGATGGACTATCCCTATGTGGTTTCTCTGCCAAGTAACACGGGGATTGATTCTGGGCTGGACCTGAACTCGGATGGCGAGACAGGGACCCCTAATGACGCGTGGGGATTCGGCGTCTATCCCGGTCAGTACGCGATGACTTTACTGAGTCGATACCCGATCGACGTCAAAGCGATCCGCACCTTTCAAGAGTTCTTGTGGAAAGATCTGCCGGGAGCATTGCGGCCGACAGATCCTAAGACCGGGCAGCCGTATTACGACGATGCGACATGGGCAAAGCTTCGGCTGAGCAGCAAAAATCACGCCGATATCCCCGTGATCGTATCGGGCGTCACTTTGCACGCGTTGGTCAGCCACCCCACGCCACCGGTGTTTGACGGTCCCGAAGATCGCAATGGATGCCGCAACCATGATGAGATCCTATTTTGGGAACATTATGTTGATGGCGATTCCACAGCAGGAGCCAAATCGTGGATGGTCGACGATCAAGGCATTGTCGGTGGTCTCAAAGCGGGGGAAGCGTTTGTCGTGATGGGCGACCTCAACTCCGATCCGGTGGACGGTGATGGCCGTCAGGATGCGATCGCAAAACTGTTGGCCAGATCGAGTGACGCGCCTGCACCAAGCAGCCGAGGTGGTGAGTTGGCAAGCGTGGATTCCAAGTCAGCGCAGGACGGTAACCCGGCCAACGAC from Stieleria varia carries:
- a CDS encoding alpha/beta hydrolase fold domain-containing protein, which codes for MTFRSAFLCCIFAASLAVFATTATSQDAQTEKRMRDAGAEIEVYKTTEDADGKAVSLEAYVFYPPNHNPGDRRSAIVFFFGGGWKSGTPAQFSEHCRYLAARGMVAITADYRVLSRQGTKAVSCVADGKSAIRWVRQNAERLGVDTNRVAAGGGSAGGHVAACTGVIAEFDESGENNDVSSRPNAMALFNPAVVLASIDERLPLDRAKLDELAERMGTSPESLSPVHHVGKDAPPTILFHGRADDTVPYWTAEAFRDAMVAAGNRCELVGFDGEGHGFFNHGRGNNSSYERTIRELDSFLVSLGYITARKPADSLPIATIDLDSDTKRQVIVDREEGQYLGHPTTCLLEDGKTILCVYPKGHGRGGIVFKRSDDGGVTWSDRLPTPENWMTSKEVPTLHRVVDPQGTKRIIMWSGLYPARLAVSEDNGETWGPLQQVGDWGGIVVMGFVEPLKTGPGHYLAMFHDDGRFFTKKGKATGVFTLYQTFSKDGGLTWSDPESIFQSSEVHLCEPGCIRSPDGKRLAVLLRENSRRKNSHVIFSDDEAVSWSQPRELPLTLTGDRHTGKYTEDGRLFVSFRCVSPKQSSKQRLFEGDWVGWVGAWGDLVNGDDGQYFVRLKDNQKGYDTAYPGVEVLPDDTIVTTTYGHWDQDKQPYILSVRLKLPELDAMTTQ
- the treZ gene encoding malto-oligosyltrehalose trehalohydrolase; protein product: MKNQLCEPGFDPADVDTTHLHQSLGAVPVDDDQVFFSVFAPTKQRIDVQCLIGEESSDRPWHRLKRRASGFHTGVISGLGDRLPGSPIRYFYSVDSGPPRPDPASRFQPEGVHGPSEVVDTAFSWTDDEWQGVSREDLVIYELHIGAFTESGTFVSAIDRLDELVELGITAIELMPVAASAGRWNWGYDGVAFFAPSAAYGTPDDFRRLVDAAHQRGLAVLLDVVYNHLGPEGNYLGDFGPYLSDKHQTPWGAAPNFDAEHSETIRRFFVANAIAWLAEYHLDGLRVDAIHCMADDSDTHIVSQLSDAVAMWSTQSGRSAMLIAESNVYDPEMLTPRQSGGLGFDAQWCDDFLHSVFAVLRPGEQLSNRVYRPHHDLSQALRVGYVYEGTLRRERWRPNVERRVETAGLIYSIQNHDFIGNHPLGQRLHQLTSDAAHRAAAALLILSPAIPMLFMGEEFACDHPFCFFVDFSDENMRQAVVDGRRKEYPQHDWSAGILPIDPNAFQSAKIGSASAGNPVTRDWYRTLIGIRKAWRASGLLHDDHLTVSVDESRGLYAMHYERDGERGSVVTRLNSQTDAGPVSMDGEIPGDAIVLGHSVQPDGNSGPQDGLRDLHSNHAAIFHHKI
- a CDS encoding endonuclease/exonuclease/phosphatase family protein, coding for MSNSTERNETVSSHTAPNGTSVRVATFNVSLYGKKSGEILTRLSDQDDLQAKRIASIVQTVRPDVLLINEIDYAPDGRVAKLLNKNYFAVAQENLQSDGSSEPQETSSLQPMDYPYVVSLPSNTGIDSGLDLNSDGETGTPNDAWGFGVYPGQYAMTLLSRYPIDVKAIRTFQEFLWKDLPGALRPTDPKTGQPYYDDATWAKLRLSSKNHADIPVIVSGVTLHALVSHPTPPVFDGPEDRNGCRNHDEILFWEHYVDGDSTAGAKSWMVDDQGIVGGLKAGEAFVVMGDLNSDPVDGDGRQDAIAKLLARSSDAPAPSSRGGELASVDSKSAQDGNPANDTAMFGRNGNMRVDFVLPGKTPNVSIKSSGVFWPAESDPRSQWLRATDHRLVWVDLILNGTER